The following is a genomic window from Clostridium sp..
AAGAGGCTGTTTCAAAGGCACTTGGAACTGGTTTCAATGGATTTGGGTTTAAAGATATATCAATAGCCAGGAATACTTCGGGAAAACCTATAGTAATTTTAAGAGGTGAGGCAAAGTTCCTGGCGGAGAAATATGGTAATTATAAAATACATTTGAGTATATCGCATGAATTTGACAATGCTGTGGCATTTGCAGTAATGGAGGTTGATAAGATTGAAAATTGCCAGTGTGGAGATAATGAGAAATATTGATAGTTATTGTATAGACGAACTAAAAATACCAGGTATAATACTTATGGAAAATGCTGCTTTAAAAGTAATAAAAAATATTGATATGAAAAATTTCAATTCTTTTTGTGTATTCTGTACCAAAGGAAACAATGGTGGTGATGGATTTGCCGTTGCAAGACATTTGTATAATTCAGGAAAATCAATAAATGTATTTCTGATTGGAAATGAAAATAATATGAGTCATGATTGCAAGGTAAATTATGACATATTGAAAAAACTGGGTATAAAGATAAACAAAATAAATGATTATACACAAATCGAGTCTTTAGAGCGATATATAAAATTCAGTGATATGATTATCGATGCTGTTTTCGGTACAGGACTTTCCAGGGATGTTGAAGGTATATATGCAGAAGTTATAAAATCCATAAATGATAACAGCAAATATACACTTTCCATAGATATACCATCAGGATTGAATGGAAATACAGGAAGTGTTTTAAAAAATTGTATCAGAGCTGATAAAACAGTTTCTTTCCAGATGTACAAAAGTGGATTTTTCAAGTATGGGGCAGATAAATTTATCGGAGAACTGATAGTTGAAG
Proteins encoded in this region:
- a CDS encoding holo-ACP synthase — protein: MIIGIGTDIVKIDRIKSAVFRHPNFINRFFDEQEIEYFNSRNLAPESIAGRFAAKEAVSKALGTGFNGFGFKDISIARNTSGKPIVILRGEAKFLAEKYGNYKIHLSISHEFDNAVAFAVMEVDKIENCQCGDNEKY